In Candidatus Nanosynbacter lyticus, one genomic interval encodes:
- a CDS encoding HAD-IIB family hydrolase, producing the protein MKKIIGFDLDDTLAITKSPISDRMAGILSRLLEKYDVCVITGGTFQQIKKQVIDRLNVQPELLQRFHAMPTCGTRYYRFDAADNEWKIQYANDLSDEQKTQITTALEEVAREMGIWCDNPAGEIIEDRHSQITMSALGQQASPEDKYAWAEKYKDIRPVYRDKVAEKLPGLEVRIGGTTSTDITLPGIDKAYGIGKLLELNGWSKEDALFFGDKLQEGGNDFPVKQMGVDSIEVRGWEDTAYALEGINAVS; encoded by the coding sequence GTGAAAAAAATTATCGGGTTTGATCTGGACGACACGCTAGCTATTACCAAGTCGCCAATCAGTGATCGCATGGCTGGCATTCTTAGCCGGTTGCTTGAAAAATACGATGTGTGCGTCATTACCGGCGGCACATTCCAGCAGATTAAAAAGCAGGTGATTGATCGGCTTAATGTTCAGCCTGAATTGCTCCAAAGATTTCATGCAATGCCGACTTGCGGCACTAGGTATTATCGATTTGATGCTGCCGATAATGAATGGAAGATTCAATATGCGAACGATTTATCTGATGAGCAAAAAACTCAAATAACTACGGCGCTGGAAGAAGTTGCCAGGGAGATGGGTATTTGGTGTGATAATCCTGCGGGTGAAATTATTGAGGATCGCCACAGCCAGATTACCATGTCGGCGCTGGGTCAGCAGGCGTCGCCAGAAGATAAGTATGCCTGGGCGGAAAAGTATAAAGATATTCGCCCGGTGTATCGCGATAAAGTGGCAGAGAAATTGCCTGGTCTTGAGGTGAGGATTGGCGGTACGACCAGCACTGATATTACGCTGCCAGGAATTGATAAGGCCTATGGTATTGGTAAGCTGCTTGAGTTGAACGGCTGGTCAAAGGAAGATGCGTTATTCTTTGGCGATAAATTACAAGAGGGCGGCAATGATTTTCCGGTCAAACAAATGGGAGTTGATTCAATTGAGGTTAGAGGCTGGGAAGATACTGCCTACGCGCTGGAAGGCATCAACGCTGTTTCGTAG
- the tyrS gene encoding tyrosine--tRNA ligase — MKLSEELQWRGFWNQTTFTDDRLIDSENFTLYLGTDPSADSLHVGHLAVYMMVRHFLERGHKVFLLVGGGTGMIGDMRDTEERSLLSYAEIEHNKRALKTQVSQIFAGRDFTLVDNADWLGNLELLPFLRDIGKNFNMADLIGREFFKARIDNGKGLSFAEFTYTLLQGYDFWHLFKHHSVNLQIGGSDQWGNLLSGVELIRKKENAEVYAMTAPLLINKSTGRKFGKSEGGAVWLDEAKTSVYKFYQFWLNVDDESAIEYMKIFTMLDRDTIEAIAENHAVNPGARSAQKVLAREVTDIVHGVNRRESVERVTEVLFGGGDFRQLSDDDLDALAKEIPRVDVGVGVIEALVISGAVSSNGEAKRLLKSGAISLNGEKITEDQAVNTTSLLKKGKNTFVLIMEGEE; from the coding sequence ATGAAACTATCAGAAGAACTACAATGGCGCGGGTTCTGGAATCAGACCACATTTACGGACGACAGGCTTATCGATTCGGAGAATTTTACGCTCTATTTGGGGACAGATCCGTCGGCGGATAGTCTGCATGTAGGGCACTTGGCGGTCTACATGATGGTGCGGCATTTTTTGGAGCGCGGTCACAAAGTATTCCTGCTGGTTGGTGGCGGCACTGGTATGATTGGCGATATGCGCGACACCGAGGAGCGGAGTCTTCTGTCGTATGCGGAAATTGAGCACAACAAACGAGCTTTGAAGACACAGGTGTCGCAAATATTTGCTGGACGCGATTTTACCCTGGTGGATAATGCGGATTGGCTGGGCAATTTGGAATTGTTACCGTTTCTCCGCGACATTGGCAAGAATTTCAACATGGCAGACTTGATCGGTCGTGAATTTTTCAAGGCACGCATCGACAATGGCAAAGGGCTGAGTTTTGCTGAATTTACCTACACCTTGTTGCAGGGCTACGATTTCTGGCACTTATTCAAACATCACAGTGTCAATTTGCAAATCGGCGGTTCTGATCAATGGGGCAATTTACTCTCGGGCGTGGAATTGATTCGCAAAAAAGAAAATGCCGAAGTCTACGCCATGACCGCGCCACTGCTCATCAACAAGTCAACTGGCCGCAAATTTGGCAAATCCGAAGGCGGCGCCGTGTGGCTGGATGAAGCCAAAACCAGCGTGTACAAGTTCTATCAATTCTGGCTGAACGTTGATGACGAAAGCGCCATCGAATACATGAAGATTTTCACCATGCTTGATCGCGATACCATTGAAGCCATCGCTGAAAATCACGCCGTCAATCCAGGTGCGCGCTCAGCGCAAAAAGTCTTGGCGCGCGAAGTCACCGACATCGTCCACGGCGTTAATCGGCGCGAATCAGTGGAGCGGGTGACGGAAGTATTGTTTGGCGGCGGTGATTTTCGCCAATTGTCAGATGATGATTTGGACGCTTTGGCCAAGGAAATTCCGCGCGTGGATGTCGGCGTTGGTGTGATTGAAGCGTTGGTGATTTCTGGTGCGGTCAGTTCCAATGGCGAAGCAAAACGCCTGCTAAAATCTGGCGCTATCAGCCTCAACGGCGAAAAAATAACCGAAGACCAAGCTGTCAACACTACGTCGCTACTGAAAAAAGGTAAAAATACATTTGTGTTAATTATGGAGGGAGAAGAGTGA